One window of Macrococcus sp. 19Msa1099 genomic DNA carries:
- a CDS encoding UDP-N-acetylmuramoyl-L-alanyl-D-glutamate--L-lysine ligase, which yields MKTSELLSKIKAKKLYGTFPEHINKVVVDSRAADSESVFVASHGYTVDSHKFIPNVVRQGCRMIVVDHYIEGLDIGQVVVRDTLQAARIFTQHVMDFPSHQLTTYGVTGTNGKTSVATMIHHLHRALNINSAYLGTNGFQYNEEVAKGANSTPETITLNQHIAHAVEQGAQAMAMEMSSHGLALGRTDGVDIDVAIFTNLTQDHLDFHGTMERYGFHKALLFAQLGNDFKQQKYAVVNGDDDYSKELMIASPREVITYGIEQNTDIKATNIKESIDGIAFTLETPDGNVEITCPYIGRFNIYNMLAALTALWTQGHALSALAEAAQSLPPVEGRLEVLDRNLPIDLVIDYAHTPDGMNKLIDALEPFKRGKMIFLIGMAGERDLTKTPEMGAIACRADYVIFTPDNPANDNPRKLTDALESGATHSNYVSFLDRAQGIRHAIEVSAPGDMVVLASKGREPYQIMENYIKVPHRDDLIGLEAAYDKYGRE from the coding sequence GTGAAAACGTCTGAATTACTTTCTAAAATAAAAGCCAAGAAGCTTTACGGAACATTTCCTGAACATATCAATAAAGTGGTTGTAGATTCAAGAGCAGCAGACAGCGAGAGTGTATTTGTAGCTAGTCATGGGTATACAGTAGACAGCCATAAATTTATACCGAATGTTGTTAGGCAGGGCTGTCGTATGATTGTCGTCGATCACTATATCGAAGGACTGGATATCGGGCAGGTTGTTGTGCGTGATACTTTGCAGGCAGCACGTATATTCACGCAGCATGTAATGGATTTCCCGTCACATCAGCTTACGACTTATGGTGTGACAGGTACGAACGGTAAGACGAGTGTGGCAACGATGATTCATCATCTGCACCGCGCACTGAATATAAATAGTGCATATCTCGGTACGAATGGCTTTCAATATAATGAAGAAGTTGCTAAAGGCGCGAATTCAACCCCTGAAACGATTACCTTAAATCAGCATATTGCACATGCAGTAGAACAAGGTGCACAGGCGATGGCGATGGAAATGTCGAGCCATGGATTAGCACTTGGTCGTACGGATGGTGTTGACATCGATGTTGCAATCTTCACGAATTTAACACAAGATCATCTGGATTTTCATGGAACGATGGAACGTTATGGTTTTCATAAGGCGTTGCTCTTTGCACAGCTTGGGAATGACTTTAAGCAGCAGAAGTATGCAGTGGTAAATGGAGATGATGATTATTCGAAAGAACTGATGATTGCTTCACCAAGAGAAGTGATTACATATGGCATTGAACAGAATACAGATATTAAAGCAACAAATATTAAAGAATCTATCGATGGCATTGCTTTTACACTTGAAACACCAGATGGCAATGTTGAGATTACATGTCCTTATATTGGTCGATTCAACATCTATAATATGCTTGCAGCCCTCACTGCACTGTGGACGCAAGGTCATGCTCTGAGTGCACTTGCTGAAGCAGCCCAAAGTTTACCGCCAGTAGAGGGCCGTCTAGAAGTGCTGGACCGCAACTTACCGATAGACTTAGTGATTGATTATGCACATACACCAGACGGCATGAACAAACTTATCGATGCGCTTGAACCTTTTAAACGTGGTAAGATGATTTTCTTAATCGGTATGGCAGGAGAAAGAGATTTAACGAAGACACCTGAAATGGGTGCAATTGCTTGTCGCGCAGATTATGTGATATTTACACCGGATAATCCTGCGAATGATAACCCGCGTAAATTAACCGATGCACTGGAAAGTGGTGCAACACATTCAAATTATGTGTCTTTCTTAGACCGTGCACAAGGGATTCGTCACGCGATTGAAGTAAGTGCACCTGGAGATATGGTCGTCCTCGCTTCAAAAGGACGTGAGCCTTATCAGATTATGGAAAATTACATTAAAGTACCGCATCGTGATGATTTGATTGGTCTGG